Proteins encoded within one genomic window of Paraglaciecola psychrophila 170:
- a CDS encoding DUF799 domain-containing protein: protein MNTRIHKVALLFIVLLSGCTTIEPYNYGPLKQAAPRSILVLPPMNSSVEVSAPYTYLSTVTKPLAEKGYYVFPVSVVDNFLKENGLPTPAEMNGIALDKIDEIIGADAVLYVHIQDWGQKFLVLSSVSVVQGGLKLVSVKTGKLLWEAPINAQYSPNDNSSGGLLGALVVAVVSQIAGEISDNTPQVARMANNMAFNSAKRGLLNGPYKNVKSSN, encoded by the coding sequence ATGAACACCCGTATTCATAAAGTTGCGCTGTTGTTTATCGTACTTTTATCTGGTTGTACCACGATTGAACCCTATAATTATGGCCCTTTAAAGCAAGCCGCACCTCGCTCTATTTTGGTTTTGCCACCAATGAATAGCTCTGTTGAAGTGAGTGCCCCTTATACCTATTTGTCGACGGTAACAAAACCTCTTGCAGAGAAAGGTTACTATGTTTTTCCGGTTTCGGTTGTGGACAATTTCTTAAAAGAAAACGGTTTGCCGACCCCTGCCGAAATGAATGGTATTGCATTAGATAAAATCGATGAAATTATCGGTGCTGACGCTGTTCTGTATGTGCATATTCAGGATTGGGGACAAAAATTTCTAGTATTGTCATCCGTTTCTGTGGTGCAGGGTGGTCTAAAACTTGTTTCAGTTAAAACGGGTAAGTTATTGTGGGAAGCACCTATTAACGCGCAGTATAGTCCCAATGATAATAGTAGCGGTGGTCTATTGGGGGCTTTAGTTGTGGCCGTAGTTTCGCAAATTGCGGGTGAAATTTCAGATAACACACCACAGGTTGCACGTATGGCCAATAATATGG
- a CDS encoding DUF4810 domain-containing protein — translation MELNKVILCVTVLLLAGCASNKNQYYWGAYEDLVYKTHHTPSEVPPSVQIETLLADIDKAEALGKSVAPGVYAHLGFMYAADGNKELAMQSLIKEKELFPESATFINGIIQRSIPKS, via the coding sequence ATGGAACTTAATAAAGTCATTTTATGTGTAACGGTGTTGTTGCTTGCTGGCTGTGCATCGAACAAAAACCAATATTACTGGGGGGCATATGAAGATTTAGTTTATAAAACTCACCATACCCCAAGTGAAGTCCCTCCTAGTGTTCAAATTGAGACATTACTTGCAGATATTGATAAAGCTGAAGCATTAGGTAAGTCGGTTGCTCCTGGCGTTTATGCTCATCTAGGTTTTATGTATGCCGCTGATGGCAATAAAGAACTTGCAATGCAATCTCTGATAAAAGAAAAAGAGTTATTTCCAGAATCAGCGACTTTCATTAACGGCATCATACAACGTTCTATTCCAAAAAGTTAA
- a CDS encoding CsgG/HfaB family protein, which produces MEYCRVKKFSLFLMLGALITGISGCATETYQKVAVTPVESNKTAYAGPKSTLVLGNFNNRSNYMQGLFSSNIDRLGNQGKTILKTHLQQTHRFKVVDRENLANLQQEAQLLGIKQEIKGARYVISGGVTEFGRKVIGDKQLFGILGSGKSQIAYAKVSLTIIDVVTSEIIYTTQGAGEYQLNERQVVGFGSKAGYDSTLNGKVLDFAIKESVNNMTRDLENNTLQLTL; this is translated from the coding sequence ATGGAATATTGTCGGGTTAAGAAATTTAGTTTATTTTTAATGTTAGGTGCATTGATTACCGGCATCAGCGGCTGTGCCACTGAAACCTATCAAAAAGTCGCGGTTACCCCTGTAGAATCAAATAAAACAGCGTATGCAGGCCCCAAATCTACACTTGTTTTAGGTAATTTTAACAACCGTTCTAATTATATGCAGGGTTTGTTTTCATCCAATATAGATAGACTGGGCAATCAGGGCAAAACTATTCTAAAGACCCATCTGCAACAAACTCATCGTTTTAAGGTAGTCGACAGAGAAAACTTAGCCAACTTACAACAAGAAGCTCAACTTCTAGGCATCAAACAAGAGATTAAAGGTGCCCGTTACGTCATTAGTGGCGGTGTGACTGAATTCGGCAGAAAAGTGATTGGTGACAAACAATTGTTTGGTATCTTGGGTTCCGGTAAAAGCCAAATAGCCTATGCGAAGGTTTCCTTAACCATCATTGACGTTGTGACTTCTGAAATCATATACACAACTCAAGGTGCGGGCGAATATCAACTCAATGAACGACAGGTCGTCGGTTTCGGTTCCAAAGCGGGATATGATTCTACTCTTAATGGCAAAGTGTTAGATTTTGCGATTAAAGAAAGCGTTAATAATATGACTCGTGATCTTGAAAACAATACCTTACAACTGACCTTGTAA